AATACCAGGCGTCCTTGAAATGTACCCGAAAATGCCAAGCCAGCATTTTCTGCCACCCGTATGCCTACCACTACCGCTCCAGACATTGTCCTAAAACAGcattttttttagccaaaaaatattattataaaactCGATTATGACCCATAAATACGAATTTATAATTCTACTTATAGGGGTTCTAGCTATAGTTCTACTTATATATCTACTACTACCACTCCAGACATTGACCCAACTTTTTATttgggaataaatttattagaagtcctaaaaaatgttaaataggTGCAATTAACTCCTAGAGTtaacacaatcaatttatttaacgAAAAATGTTGACTTgtcatttttaaattaatttatctcTAATAGTTGGCAttttttgatgttttctttttaaatcttatttaaatcatataaaaagaaactaCAAAAAAgctaacattttatttaaaaaacaaaactgaaaaaaaagaaaaaaaaaaagaaagagaaaagcagGGTAGGCCATGTTGGAAGGCGCTGCTACCGTTGCCACCCATCACCGGAGGAGAGTGATTGGCCTTTGCCAGAACTTGGACAAGGCCTCGTCGACTCGAGCAAGGGCGCCCAAAACTAGAAACccacctagatttgggcgacACCAGCTGTTGCCTAAAGTCGGCGAGCTTCGCTAGCCTTAAGCGAGGCCTTGTCGACCCAAGGCAAGGGTTAGCatcacctagatttgggcgcTTGAGCATGAACCCAAGCTTAGTGAGGGTTGCTGGCCCTTGCGTGAGGTCAGCGACGCCTCTCGAGGGTGGTCAGCTTAGGATTGGTGAGAACTAGCCACCCTCGCTCAAGGCCGATGGAGGTTGTTGGCCCCTTCGGAGATGGGTGGCATTGGTGCTGGTGCTACCAGCATGGCTTGGCCAgcccttctcctctctctctttctctttagttttgttttttaataaaattgccAAATCAAAATTTCGTTAATTAAATTTACGGTGttaattttatgacttgattgcaacTATTtcataagttttagaatttgattgtacctttttacaaattttaggactaaattacgCTTTCATACAAGTTTAGGACTTCTAATGAACttatctcttttatttatacaGATGTAATGTTGACAGCCCTATGTGACTTAATGAATTAGAAGCTTAATCTAATAGAATCTTGATGGAGAGTAAACATGTCATATAGGTATAAATTTGATgttatttatgtcataaaaaaatttatgataaacgTGTCACCCTAAATATAGTTGAGggttttttttcactttttgtgggaattttggctttttgtgttttgccaaaaaaaaaaattatatcgtTGGTGACATGGTGCCACACCAATAGCATTTCCAAAGCGTTTTGAAAATCGTTAAGCCAAAGGTTTAGGACTGTAAGTgcaattattatcattattttttttttcctaagggTTGAGAGTCTCACCTTGAGTTTCTTTTAAGAGAGCAACATGATGTACTGATATTGcaggaaaaacataaaattcaaaCCGCTACAAAATTGAAGTTAATTTAAAGTTTCTTGGGTTAAGAAAGTCAATTATTTGAGTGAAGATGACTtataattcagaaaaaaatacaGACACTTCTCAGCTCATATCTTCCCCATTCCCATGGAAAATAGCCATcgttgaaagaaaagaaaagaaaagaaaaaaacaaacctcGTTCCGACAACCATGGGCTTCAGATTTTGGAACCTAAGCAGCTCTGTCTACAGAGCCTCCGTCTCGAGAACATCGCCGGACGCCGACAGGATCCTCCGTCACGGTCGCGTGATCCGACAGCACCTCCGTCCCCACCTTCGAGACCCGTCTTTCGGCGGCCACTACGATGTCCCCAGGAGGTGGCACCTGGGCCATTCCCACCACGACCACGACCGCCGCCCGTTCTCCGCCGGCGAGGACGGCGTGCGGATTTTCCGGCTGGGCCTTGCCGCCGACGTCTGCCTGGCCGCGGGGAAGGCCGTGACGGGCTACTTGTCCGGAAGCACCGCCATCATTGCCGATGCTGCGCATTCTGTCTCCGATGTGGTTGGTCAATTTAGCTCTCTTACACTTGGTTGTGTTCATTTCCTTTTGGCTGTTCTCAATCTTATATCTTTGGATCGAGAAATagagttttttcttctttgggatTGCTTTTCGAAATTGGGTTTGCTTCAGATCGACTTGGGTTGTTTTAATTTTTGTGCTCTGGGAAGCAAACTCAATAGCTTTTTTAATGTATTCATTCTAACGTAAAAACATTAAGTGCCAAAGAATCTGAGAAAACTTTTGAATGTGTAAACAGAGTTTATGCATTTCCATTGATGAGAGTGGgctatgatatatatataaattttccGTAGATTGGTCAAGGCAGAGCAAAGAAGATTTGTGATGGTTTTCCTCCTTTTGTAAAACAAAGTTGtgggaaatttgaaaatgaaaaagatgaacCGTTTGAGGACATCATATcatcttgaaaatgtaaattTGAGTTATCTTAGAAATTCAGTGGGGAGCCCATCCTTAGCTCAAGCATATCCCAGATTTACCTCATCGCTgtacttcttcttttcatttgaaTCGCAATCGGACTATTTGGGGTATCCAGGGGAGTAAAGTAAAAGGCTAGTTTTGTGTTTGGTCGCATATGGATAGTTTTGCGTGGCATAGTCAAACATCCATTTTTTGTGCTCAACAGCTATGCTTTGTCCTTGTTTCTTCTATCTATCACTTTTTTCCTAACTGCAGGTTCTTAGTGGCGTTGCATTATGGTCATATAAAGCTGCAAACGTTCCTAAAGACAAAGATCACCCCTATGGTAATCTATTTATACGCATACCCTCATTAGTCTGACTTAAATAAGTTTTATTCTCATCTCAATCTATACCTGTATTCTATATGAATTGAAATCAACACAAAGGAGCAACACTGTAGAAACCCTCAGGGATCTTGAAGAACAGTATCAATGTTTCTGAAATTGCATGGCCTTGGCAACTTAACCTTTGTGTCTGTCTTTTTGGATAACATAAATGCTGTGGATGTACACACGTACCCTTTCCTTATGGATCATATGTAATGGTCCAGTTTTAAAAGTCATCTCTTCTTTTGAGTCTCTATTACCTGATGCATGGTGGTTCATGCCTTGCTGGGCCTTACAGTGAATCCGATTTGTGTGTGGCCATGACATTTATTCTCTATCTCATGTGAATGTTCGTGTTGCTTACTTTCAATCGACATTGGGTTGAAAACTAATAATTAGATTACATGACATGTCATAACGCTCTAGAAGAGAAATCTCTGACACATAATAGATATGCACATTAATATGATTATTCGTCGTTGATGAGGTTCTGTGACATGATCTGTTTTAGTGCTGTTTTTGTTGAGATGCTAAACTAAAGCAACTGTGTTTGCTCGCTCAAGGCTTCGCTTTCTTTGCTGCAGGACACGGCAAATTCGAGACTTTAGGGGCACTAGGAATCTCTTGTATGCTTTTGGCTACAGCTGGTGGTATTGCCTGGCATGCTCTAGATCTTTTGCTTGTATGATATGTTTCTTACTCATTCTCTGTCTCGAAGAATATGTGTTACTGGAAAAAGTAGTAGTTCCCTAAACCGTTCCTTGCAATAATATTCTCAGATGATCGAGTGAATTCGATCTCCTTATTTAATAAGTGATGCATTCATCTCAGCTGTAAGGtctgcttttattttcttgcagGGTTTGTTGTCTGCCACACCTGAAATAGTCAACCATTCCGTCCTAAATGAACATGTTCACAGTCATCATCACGGTGGTCATCACCATGGAGTTGACATGGAGCACCCCATCCTTGCTCTCAGTGTGACAATCATATCAATATCTACTAAAGAAGGGTGGGTTTATCAGTTTTCTCTGCCAACGTAATAAAATAGGTTTTTTGTTGTGGAGATTGCATAGAAAGGGAAATTTTTAGTGTGCATGGTGTATACGAATACATTGCATGGTTCTCTCCTTGTTGCATGACCATACGATTTGTTAATGTTGTTCAAGTGGGTCTTCTCACCTCTGTGCTTTGACAAACATGTAACTTCATATTTCACCAATTTTCATatcttttaattaataatatgttCATGCACGTCTTCTTTGTAACACAGTCTTTACTGGATAACAAAACGAGCTGGTGAAAGGCAAGGCAGTGGACTAATGAAAGCAAATGCATGGCATCATCGTGCAGATGCAATTTCATCAGTGGTTGCTCTTCTTGGTGTAGGTAAGAAAATTTACATGCATTGCACAGATTTAGCAGTAGTTCAATAAACCTTCTAGTTCAACTCTTGAGGCATTGTCTATGAACGTTTtggtttctaattgacaaatgcTGATACGGAGTCATTTGTCCTGATTCAGGAGGCTCCATCCTGGGAATAAAGTTTCTGGATCCCCTAGCAGGACTTGTTGTATCAGGCATGATCTTTAAGGCTGGACTTGAAACTGGTCACCAAAGGTTTTGTTCCTTTCTGAATATTTACCTCTCATTGTTATTGGATAATTAACAAGACAATCATAATAATTGCTAGACCTAATTTCAGTGCTTTCCATTTGTATTATAACATGATTTCTTCTATTATACTAAATTTCAATACTATTATATGATCACTTGCTCCTTCCTTCATCTTGGgcatgaaaatttgtttttatttctttgaagaatctcagtcaCTCCTCATTAGCCAAAGGCACTCAAGTAAGTTAGCTGAGAAGAGCCGCATGGCTAAAATGTACCTTGTAATGAGGAAGTCGTAATAATGATTGGTTTGTTCACATAAAAGTTTCACATTGTATCTATGATCCATTGAACTAACGCATTTTCCACTTTATCCTATTCTCAACATTAATCTCAATTTTCTCGTCTTTCTTTCAGCGCTTAAAGTATCCATGGTCATAAATAAGTTTTTAGTGCCTAAGCTTGGATGTACTATCATGGCATTCTAACTAAACTCTTCATTCTGACATCTCTTTTCTGACCACAATTTAGCATTTTGGAACTGGTGGATGCTGCAATTCCTGCTGAAGATTTAGATCcaataaaagaaacaatacTTAAAGTTGAAGGAGTTAAGGTATGTGTagtttttattgttattttgcAATGGTAGTTAGTTTTTGTGGAACTCATTCTACAACTTTCTATACTTTGAACAAATCCCTTGTGCAAAGTAGACATTATGTGCATTCCAAATTTGCTTTCGGCACTTAAACCATATGTAGAGAGTCGTATTGTAATTCAAGCATTAGATTGGAGGTGTTTAACGCTTGATCATTTGTAGCCCTTGAATCATAATAATTAATCCTTGGTTAGGTGATGAATGATTTCTGGTAAGACTTGTGTTTTAACGAGTAAATATTCTCAAATTCAATGTAAACTATGCAATGCTACAAAAAGCACTTGTACAACATGACAATTGGATACTCTTCTAGGGATGTCATCGATTACGGGGAAGGAGAGCTGGTTCATCTCTTTATCTTGATGTGCATATTGAGGTGAGTTTTTATTCCAATAATTTCAAAGTTCAGTTCATGTagtgataaatgaaaattcatagGAAGCAGCTGgaactttccaattttcacaCATAGTGTGATTGAAACTGCAGGACTGGTTTTGCTTGACAATTTGTCTTACTTATGTGCCACAGGTTGATCCATTTGTTAGTGTTAGTGCAGCACATGGAATTGGTGAAACCGTTCGTCATCAAATTCACGAGTCCCACCCTGAAGTTACGGAAGTTTTCATACACATAGGTATCATCCTTCCTTGTCAATTCCAGATTTATATTTGTTTATGTGGACATCCTAGCGTctttgatgatattttattcAGTCAAATGGATGAAACTGGGCATTCTTGGTTTGTTACTTCTTTACTGGCATGAAGAGATCAAATATAGATTAGGCTACAGTAATAGCCTTGGGTTTCggtgatcctttttttttattaattctgcATAACTTTTCGAGAAAAATCTCATGGTGGACATGAAGTTACTAGAAAATAGGAGGAATTAAGCAATTGGAGCACGTCTCCTGTTAGTTGTCATAATTCAAGAAATTTCAGAGAGAAACTTTGGAAGTGTGAATCTCATCGTTCCGGCAtcttacttttatttatttattctgcaTAAATTTTCAAGTCAAATCTCATGGAAAATTGATAGCAGCAAAGAATGATTGAAGGCATGAACAATACAGTAAAGATTTATGATCCAATTCACTAGATCAAATGAGTTGATAATTATTGTGACATTGAGATTATCGTCATGTTTAATGAAGATTGACCTTTGCATCAATCTGCCACTCAGACAACACTCCAATGGGATTAGAATTTCTCAACTAGTCAAAGTTAGTTGTCCTTTTTAACATAACCTAGAAGTCTATTATTAGTATCTTGACAATTTCCTCAACCTCCCTATTTTACGGCTTTTGATGATGTTATGTAGTTCTTCAACTATAGTCAACTGTTCTGAAAGCTTAAACTGTTAGATAAAGacatagtttattatttaaatattataacactccccctcacgcTTAGCTTGGTCTTTTGCTTAGTACTAagcgtggaaatttaattgggaagGCAAATGAAGTCTAGTAAAATTTGAACTCAGAACCTCTAGTTTttatatcatgtgagattttggtGGGATTATagtcaactgttctaaaagcttaaattgttagatgaaggcgtgatttattatttaaatattacaaTGGAAGCCTTAGGTATGAAACCAAAAGGAGGTTACTCTTCCTAGGTGTTCACTGCAATTTCCAATAAAATTTCATCATTCAAAAGGATAAGTTCCATTTAAAGTTAAATCCAGAATGGGCTCACTCCTTTGACAATCATCAATCCTACATCAGTTTTTTGCTCTGATTAATGTCACAATGAATATGTAGGGACTAAAATTTCATCTTAGTACTTTTACAAACTCTGAAATCAATGCAAAGTGAATGAACTCTGCTGAACATAGATGTTATTTTCCCTCAGCTTCAACTAATGTCTCATATGAAACCTCTGAAAGACATTGCGGCATTCTCATTCAACTTGCTgaatctaatttttcttttttctt
The sequence above is drawn from the Eucalyptus grandis isolate ANBG69807.140 chromosome 11, ASM1654582v1, whole genome shotgun sequence genome and encodes:
- the LOC104426734 gene encoding metal tolerance protein 2; this encodes MGFRFWNLSSSVYRASVSRTSPDADRILRHGRVIRQHLRPHLRDPSFGGHYDVPRRWHLGHSHHDHDRRPFSAGEDGVRIFRLGLAADVCLAAGKAVTGYLSGSTAIIADAAHSVSDVVLSGVALWSYKAANVPKDKDHPYGHGKFETLGALGISCMLLATAGGIAWHALDLLLGLLSATPEIVNHSVLNEHVHSHHHGGHHHGVDMEHPILALSVTIISISTKEGLYWITKRAGERQGSGLMKANAWHHRADAISSVVALLGVGGSILGIKFLDPLAGLVVSGMIFKAGLETGHQSILELVDAAIPAEDLDPIKETILKVEGVKGCHRLRGRRAGSSLYLDVHIEVDPFVSVSAAHGIGETVRHQIHESHPEVTEVFIHIDPSISQFSPTKMDEQKLSEGLVVPNRNNCVDDKAIEAVVHNAVSSKLSKQMVVERITHHVLQGKVLLEVEVSMPPEMLIRDAMEVAKEAEEQVLKTDTNIVHVSFQLSLGRRIPRCDDDLEEMNQK